One stretch of Deinococcus aquaedulcis DNA includes these proteins:
- a CDS encoding ketosteroid isomerase-related protein, which yields MHAATEALIRRYYAAFNAADWPGMLALLAPDVRHDVNEGETQHGLSAFTAFLDKMNAHYREQAQDVVVMVAPDGQRAAAEFTIHGTYLRTDPGLPEARGQTYTLPVGAFFEVRNGQIARVTNYYNLADWTRQVGV from the coding sequence ATGCACGCCGCCACCGAGGCCCTGATTCGCCGTTACTACGCTGCTTTCAACGCTGCCGACTGGCCCGGCATGCTGGCCCTGCTGGCCCCCGACGTGCGCCACGACGTGAATGAGGGCGAGACCCAGCACGGCCTGAGCGCGTTCACGGCCTTCCTGGACAAGATGAACGCCCATTACCGCGAGCAGGCGCAGGACGTGGTGGTGATGGTCGCCCCAGACGGTCAGCGCGCGGCGGCCGAATTCACGATTCACGGCACCTACCTGCGCACCGACCCCGGCCTGCCCGAAGCCCGGGGGCAGACCTACACCCTGCCGGTGGGCGCTTTTTTTGAGGTGCGCAACGGACAGATTGCCCGCGTGACCAACTACTACAACCTCGCAGACTGGACCCGGCAGGTCGGCGTTTGA
- the mutY gene encoding A/G-specific adenine glycosylase, with translation MSLPLAPLRAALLAWFDRSGRDLPWRRGPEGGRDPYRAWVAEILLQQTQVARGLGYYERFLAAFPTVQALAAAPVEDVLKVWEGCGYYARARNLHRAAAQVTAQGAFPASYEGWLALPGVGPYTAAALSSFTLNAAHAVNDGNVRRVLARLYGERTPTPAWVQAQADALLDPARPGAWNEAVMDLGATVCTPKAPRCAPCPLAQWCVARASGEPAAYPAPKVRAPVQAVQAVALLIGTAGHAYLERREGTLLGGLMGLPAEPLHPGEAPEAALARLCARLGAAPGPLLGEVQHGMTHRHLTLQVYRGQAELPRQDVRRAALARLDQKALALEVARQEGLFPV, from the coding sequence ATGTCTTTGCCCCTGGCGCCGCTGCGCGCCGCGCTGCTGGCGTGGTTTGACCGCTCGGGCCGCGACCTGCCCTGGCGGCGTGGCCCGGAAGGCGGGCGCGATCCCTACCGCGCCTGGGTCGCGGAAATCCTGCTGCAACAGACCCAGGTGGCGCGCGGCCTGGGGTACTACGAGCGCTTTCTGGCGGCCTTTCCCACCGTGCAGGCCCTGGCGGCAGCCCCGGTAGAGGATGTGCTGAAGGTCTGGGAGGGCTGCGGCTACTACGCCCGCGCCCGCAATCTGCACCGCGCGGCGGCCCAGGTGACGGCCCAGGGCGCCTTTCCTGCAAGCTATGAAGGCTGGCTGGCCCTGCCTGGGGTGGGCCCCTACACCGCCGCTGCGCTCAGCAGCTTCACCCTGAACGCCGCACACGCTGTGAACGACGGCAACGTGCGCCGCGTGCTGGCGCGCCTGTACGGCGAGCGCACCCCCACCCCCGCCTGGGTGCAGGCCCAGGCCGACGCCCTGCTGGACCCTGCACGTCCCGGCGCCTGGAACGAGGCGGTGATGGACCTGGGGGCCACCGTCTGCACGCCCAAAGCCCCGCGCTGCGCGCCGTGTCCGCTGGCTCAGTGGTGCGTGGCCCGGGCGTCCGGCGAGCCGGCGGCGTACCCGGCCCCCAAGGTGCGCGCCCCGGTGCAGGCTGTGCAGGCGGTGGCCCTGCTGATCGGCACCGCTGGGCACGCCTATTTAGAGCGGCGCGAGGGCACGCTGCTGGGCGGCCTGATGGGCCTGCCCGCCGAGCCCCTGCACCCCGGCGAGGCCCCCGAAGCCGCCCTGGCCCGCCTGTGCGCGCGCCTGGGGGCGGCGCCCGGCCCGCTGCTGGGCGAGGTGCAGCACGGCATGACGCACCGCCACCTCACGCTGCAGGTGTACCGGGGACAGGCCGAGTTGCCCCGGCAAGATGTTCGCCGCGCCGCCCTGGCCCGGCTGGACCAGAAGGCCCTGGCCCTGGAAGTCGCCCGTCAGGAGGGCCTGTTTCCGGTATAA
- a CDS encoding isoprenyl transferase produces the protein MSSEPVKLAFRAFQKARNAARGALVWGYEQRLAREVGAHGRLPRHLGLILDGNRRFARASGLQREMGHSFGADKAHEVLQWCLELGIPTVTIWVLSTDNTSRDPGELAHILSLLEREARNLAQDPRIHANRVRVRAIGQHEGFPPSVLAALSDLEAKTAHYDGMRLNIAVGYGGREEIVDAVKRHLLRQADAGVPLAEAARALAPEHIGAHLYAADVPDPDFIIRTSGEIRLSGFMLWQSVYSEYYFCDVYWPGFRRVDFLRALREFQGRERRFGR, from the coding sequence ATGTCGTCTGAGCCCGTGAAACTCGCCTTCCGTGCCTTTCAGAAGGCGAGAAATGCAGCGCGCGGCGCGCTGGTCTGGGGCTACGAGCAGCGGCTGGCGCGCGAGGTGGGGGCCCACGGGCGCCTGCCCCGGCACTTGGGCCTGATTCTGGATGGCAACCGCCGATTTGCCCGTGCCAGCGGCCTGCAGCGCGAAATGGGGCATTCCTTTGGTGCCGACAAGGCCCACGAGGTGCTGCAGTGGTGCCTGGAACTGGGCATTCCCACCGTGACCATCTGGGTGCTGTCCACCGACAACACCAGCCGCGACCCCGGCGAGCTGGCCCACATCCTGAGTCTGCTGGAGCGTGAAGCGCGCAATCTGGCCCAGGACCCGCGCATTCATGCCAACCGGGTGCGCGTGCGGGCCATTGGGCAGCACGAGGGCTTTCCGCCCTCTGTGCTGGCTGCCCTGAGCGACCTGGAAGCCAAAACCGCCCACTACGACGGCATGCGCCTGAACATCGCCGTGGGCTACGGCGGACGCGAGGAAATTGTGGACGCCGTCAAGCGCCACCTGCTGCGGCAGGCAGACGCCGGCGTGCCCCTGGCCGAAGCCGCCAGAGCCCTGGCCCCGGAGCACATCGGCGCGCACCTGTACGCCGCCGACGTGCCGGACCCCGACTTTATTATTCGCACTAGCGGGGAAATTCGCCTGTCCGGTTTCATGCTGTGGCAGAGCGTGTATTCCGAATACTACTTCTGCGACGTGTACTGGCCCGGTTTCCGGCGGGTGGACTTCCTGCGTGCCCTGCGCGAGTTCCAGGGCCGCGAACGGCGCTTCGGCCGGTAA